The following coding sequences lie in one Chryseobacterium culicis genomic window:
- a CDS encoding DapH/DapD/GlmU-related protein → MNFFKKYIVSFLFDILNSNAYKTHQQNKLNIWAQKSFKKFGTNSALPEEHWIKNPKYISIGKNFSSLYHLRLEAWDRFQGEEFHPEIVIGDNVVCNSDVHIGAINKIVIGNNVLMASRIYISDHSHGNIAFNDLENTPATRPLYSKGPVIIEDNVWIGEGVCILPGVTIGENSIIGANAVVNKSFPKNSVIAGIPARLIKTLEN, encoded by the coding sequence ATGAATTTTTTTAAAAAATATATTGTCAGTTTTTTATTCGATATACTGAATTCGAATGCTTATAAAACCCACCAGCAAAACAAACTGAATATATGGGCTCAGAAAAGCTTCAAAAAATTCGGAACGAATTCTGCATTACCGGAAGAACACTGGATAAAAAATCCTAAATATATCTCAATAGGTAAAAATTTCAGTTCTTTATATCATTTAAGGCTGGAGGCATGGGATCGTTTTCAGGGAGAAGAATTTCATCCTGAAATTGTAATTGGAGATAATGTAGTGTGTAATTCCGATGTTCATATTGGAGCAATTAATAAAATTGTTATAGGAAATAATGTACTTATGGCCAGCAGAATATATATTTCTGACCATTCCCATGGAAATATAGCGTTTAATGACCTGGAAAACACTCCTGCTACAAGGCCTTTATATTCTAAAGGTCCCGTTATTATTGAAGATAACGTATGGATTGGTGAAGGAGTATGTATACTTCCGGGAGTCACCATTGGGGAAAATAGCATCATAGGAGCCAATGCTGTAGTGAACAAAAGTTTCCCTAAAAATTCAGTTATTGCAGGAATTCCCGCCAGATTAATAAAAACATTAGAAAACTGA
- the rffA gene encoding dTDP-4-amino-4,6-dideoxygalactose transaminase: MIPFNKPFIIGKELTYIEEAVKSGKISGDGMFTKKCQNFFEQKYHFPKVLMTTSCTDALEMAAILCNVEPGDEVIVPSYTFVSSANAFALRGAKIVFVDSCHNNPNIDPVEIEKHITEKTKVIVPVHYAGVACDMEKIMDLAQKHNLFVVEDAAQAIDSYYTFSDGTRKALGSIGHFAAFSFHETKNIIAGEGGMLAINDPQYFDRAEVIREKGTNRSAFFRGEVNKYGWVDLGSSFLPSEIISAFLYAQLENLEIIQKKRLEIWNNYQNGLSSLQEKGFITLPDMPSYATNNAHMYYIICRSYEERTHLIQYLKTQDIHPVFHYLSLNKSDFFLANNPKIDIPNSDHFTDCLLRLPFYYELSENEQNKIIELINSFYTK; the protein is encoded by the coding sequence ATGATCCCATTTAACAAACCATTTATTATTGGTAAAGAGCTTACATATATTGAAGAAGCGGTAAAGAGCGGTAAAATTTCAGGAGATGGAATGTTTACAAAAAAATGCCAGAATTTCTTTGAACAGAAATATCATTTTCCTAAAGTACTGATGACTACATCTTGTACCGATGCTCTGGAGATGGCAGCCATTTTGTGTAATGTAGAGCCAGGTGACGAAGTAATTGTACCAAGCTACACCTTTGTATCTTCAGCCAATGCTTTTGCCCTGAGGGGAGCAAAAATAGTTTTTGTAGACTCCTGCCATAATAATCCCAATATTGATCCTGTAGAAATAGAAAAGCATATCACCGAAAAAACAAAAGTAATTGTTCCCGTGCATTATGCAGGTGTAGCATGTGATATGGAAAAGATTATGGATCTGGCTCAAAAGCATAATTTATTTGTAGTGGAAGATGCTGCACAGGCTATCGACAGCTATTATACTTTCTCAGACGGAACCAGAAAAGCACTTGGCTCTATAGGCCACTTTGCAGCCTTTTCATTCCATGAAACCAAAAATATCATTGCCGGAGAAGGCGGAATGCTGGCCATCAATGATCCTCAATATTTTGACCGTGCTGAAGTAATCCGTGAAAAAGGAACAAACAGAAGTGCTTTCTTCAGAGGAGAAGTGAACAAATATGGCTGGGTAGACCTTGGATCATCGTTCCTGCCTTCAGAAATTATCTCAGCTTTCCTGTATGCTCAGCTGGAGAATCTCGAAATCATCCAGAAAAAAAGATTGGAGATCTGGAACAACTATCAAAACGGACTCTCATCATTACAGGAAAAAGGCTTTATAACCTTACCTGATATGCCTTCTTATGCAACCAATAATGCTCATATGTATTATATTATATGCAGAAGCTATGAAGAAAGGACCCATCTGATCCAATATTTAAAGACTCAGGATATTCACCCTGTTTTTCATTATTTAAGTTTGAATAAAAGTGATTTTTTCCTGGCCAACAATCCTAAAATAGATATTCCTAATTCAGATCATTTCACAGATTGTCTGCTAAGGTTGCCATTTTATTATGAATTATCTGAAAATGAGCAGAATAAAATCATAGAACTGATCAACAGTTTTTATACAAAATAA
- a CDS encoding glycosyltransferase family 2 protein, with protein sequence MTNKVSIIVPCFNHAKYLEECIQSVMNQSYPNWECIIVDDGSTDDTAVVSKKLENDRIRYVYQENKGLSGARNTGIRNASGDYILPLDADDTLNPLALEKMMDVFDQNPDTLIVFSDTITFGHTSKKSNLQEKFTLQELLLGNKLYCTSMFAKKYFDEGIIYDEKLRHGFEDWEFWIQLISSHRNQPITKIDYVVFNYRSHPDTSMIKDITGSNDKKEFIYHAVYEKHKALFHEFFPSYIALLNRKTFYEIKLENIYNSKPYRIYNFLKNLFR encoded by the coding sequence ATGACAAATAAAGTTTCCATCATTGTTCCTTGTTTTAATCATGCAAAATATCTGGAAGAATGCATACAGTCTGTTATGAACCAGTCTTATCCCAACTGGGAATGCATTATTGTAGATGATGGTTCTACAGATGATACAGCAGTGGTATCCAAAAAACTTGAAAATGATAGGATACGCTATGTTTATCAGGAAAACAAAGGTCTTTCCGGAGCCCGCAATACAGGGATAAGAAATGCTTCAGGAGATTATATTCTGCCTCTGGATGCAGATGATACGCTTAACCCGTTGGCTTTAGAAAAGATGATGGATGTTTTTGATCAAAACCCTGATACTCTAATTGTTTTTTCAGATACGATTACCTTCGGTCACACCAGTAAAAAATCAAATTTACAGGAAAAGTTTACGCTTCAGGAATTGCTTTTGGGAAATAAATTATACTGTACTTCTATGTTTGCCAAAAAATATTTTGATGAAGGCATTATTTATGACGAAAAATTAAGACACGGATTTGAAGACTGGGAGTTTTGGATACAACTTATCTCTTCACACAGAAATCAACCTATAACCAAGATTGATTATGTTGTTTTCAATTACAGATCCCATCCGGACACTTCCATGATAAAAGATATTACCGGCAGCAATGATAAAAAAGAGTTTATCTATCATGCCGTTTATGAAAAACACAAAGCACTGTTTCATGAGTTTTTCCCCAGTTATATTGCCCTTTTAAACAGGAAAACCTTTTATGAAATAAAACTGGAAAATATTTACAACAGTAAACCTTACAGAATATATAACTTTTTAAAAAATTTATTTAGATGA
- a CDS encoding glycosyltransferase family 2 protein yields the protein MKISVIIPVYNAEKYVAQAVESALQFEEVYEVVLVEDKSPDNALQVCRELAEKYERVKLYQHPDKGNHGAGASRNLGMEKAEGDFIAFLDADDYYLPNRFDAEKKLFTNHEVDGVYGAIGVHYYSEKAKEQYYKVFGDRLTTVYKEHPPKDVFPGQLNMRGTFGLFSIDALTIRKSSLKNMEYFFKTHLKLHQDTEFLFRLSYYLNLYPGILDKAVAVRGVHENNRITKVDSGEVKPASTRVVLWKEVNHWAENENTIPEEIKLHIKRVYRSFQIANAPLLKKWGMITKYLFTDYKSIRSGLYNINFRNDLF from the coding sequence ATGAAAATTTCAGTCATCATTCCCGTCTACAATGCCGAAAAGTATGTTGCTCAGGCTGTAGAATCTGCACTTCAGTTCGAAGAGGTATATGAAGTGGTATTGGTAGAAGACAAATCACCGGACAATGCATTGCAGGTGTGCCGGGAGCTCGCTGAAAAATATGAAAGGGTAAAGCTCTATCAGCATCCGGACAAAGGAAATCACGGGGCAGGTGCCAGCAGAAACCTGGGGATGGAAAAAGCAGAAGGAGATTTTATTGCTTTTCTTGATGCAGATGATTATTATCTTCCCAACCGTTTTGATGCAGAAAAAAAACTGTTTACCAATCATGAAGTAGATGGCGTATACGGTGCTATAGGCGTTCATTATTATTCTGAAAAGGCAAAAGAACAGTATTATAAAGTTTTTGGAGACCGCCTGACTACAGTTTATAAAGAACATCCTCCTAAAGATGTATTTCCGGGACAACTTAATATGAGAGGAACTTTCGGGCTTTTCAGTATTGATGCATTAACGATCCGTAAAAGTTCTTTGAAAAACATGGAGTATTTCTTTAAAACCCATCTAAAGCTTCATCAGGACACAGAATTTTTATTCAGGCTTTCCTACTATCTGAATCTGTATCCGGGAATTCTTGACAAAGCGGTAGCGGTGAGAGGTGTTCATGAGAATAACAGAATTACCAAAGTAGATTCCGGAGAAGTAAAACCAGCCTCAACAAGGGTTGTATTATGGAAAGAGGTCAATCATTGGGCAGAAAATGAAAATACCATTCCTGAAGAGATTAAACTTCACATCAAAAGAGTATACAGAAGTTTCCAGATCGCCAATGCTCCTCTTCTCAAAAAATGGGGAATGATTACAAAATATCTGTTTACAGATTATAAAAGTATACGTTCAGGACTGTATAATATTAATTTTAGAAACGATTTGTTCTAA
- a CDS encoding acyltransferase, protein MKINSGMLDEILAKIQRKGQISRLKKHPNVSFKGIKLGISNHFVLHENLKNITIGNSVSFRNYVHILVQQNATLEIGNNFFMNNFCSINCLDRISIGDNTLFGEGVKLYDHNHAYQTQPEFKLLSSEFTTAPIKIGSNCWLGSNVTVLKGVTIGDNCIIGAGCTIHKDIPSNTTVINHQDLILKDR, encoded by the coding sequence GTGAAAATAAATTCAGGTATGCTTGATGAAATTTTAGCAAAAATTCAACGAAAAGGCCAGATTTCTCGTCTCAAAAAACACCCCAATGTTTCTTTTAAAGGGATAAAACTTGGGATCAGTAATCATTTTGTTCTGCACGAAAATCTAAAAAATATTACTATTGGAAATTCCGTTAGTTTCAGAAACTATGTACATATTCTTGTGCAGCAAAATGCCACTTTAGAAATCGGAAATAATTTTTTTATGAATAATTTCTGCTCCATCAATTGTCTCGACAGAATTTCAATAGGAGATAATACATTATTCGGAGAAGGGGTGAAACTGTATGACCACAACCATGCTTACCAAACCCAGCCGGAATTCAAACTGCTCTCCTCAGAATTTACCACCGCTCCCATCAAAATAGGAAGTAACTGCTGGCTTGGAAGTAATGTGACCGTCTTAAAAGGGGTTACTATTGGAGACAACTGTATCATCGGAGCTGGATGCACCATTCATAAAGATATTCCGTCTAATACCACTGTTATCAACCATCAAGATTTAATACTCAAGGACCGGTAA
- a CDS encoding acyltransferase family protein, whose translation MKISQITFTRFIAAMAIVISHFNKDLFLYKIDYISNLFLRANVGVSYFFILSGFIMIIAYHKKDKIDYLEFYKNRFARIYPLYMLGLLLYFMTRYEMFDWYKLVLYGLGIQSWIPGEAMILNFPGWSISVEFFFYLLFPFLYNYFYAKKNKMIWVFAIGLWLITQVFSNLYPVYGAYEGPHTKSHEFLYYFPFWHLNEFLIGNLAGIFFVRNYKQKNYDRQVIAVFLLILVSLMFVPLFYHNGLMALLFVPAILFISANNGRVSKFFSLKPLEYLGEISYGIYITHIPVLYLVRAFLKWQEYTFSIDIVFVIYIIVMLFSSAVFYQFIEKPMRDLLRKIHFAKR comes from the coding sequence GTGAAGATAAGTCAGATTACATTTACCAGGTTTATTGCCGCCATGGCAATTGTTATTTCTCATTTCAATAAAGATCTGTTTTTATATAAGATAGATTATATTTCCAATCTTTTTTTGAGGGCGAATGTTGGAGTAAGCTATTTCTTTATTCTTTCAGGATTTATCATGATCATTGCTTATCATAAAAAAGATAAAATTGATTACCTGGAATTTTATAAAAATAGGTTTGCCAGGATTTATCCGCTTTATATGCTGGGGCTTCTGCTGTATTTTATGACGAGATACGAGATGTTTGATTGGTATAAACTGGTTTTATATGGATTGGGCATTCAGAGCTGGATCCCGGGAGAAGCAATGATCCTTAATTTTCCGGGATGGTCCATTTCCGTAGAGTTCTTCTTTTATTTGCTTTTTCCGTTTTTGTACAATTACTTTTATGCTAAGAAAAATAAAATGATCTGGGTATTTGCGATCGGCCTCTGGTTGATCACTCAGGTATTTTCTAATCTTTATCCTGTGTATGGAGCTTATGAAGGGCCACATACAAAAAGCCATGAGTTTCTATACTATTTTCCTTTCTGGCATCTTAATGAGTTCCTGATCGGAAACCTTGCAGGGATATTTTTCGTGAGAAATTACAAACAAAAAAATTACGATCGTCAGGTGATCGCCGTCTTTTTACTAATTCTTGTATCTCTGATGTTTGTTCCGCTTTTTTACCACAACGGGTTGATGGCTTTGCTTTTTGTTCCTGCCATTCTTTTTATTTCGGCTAATAACGGAAGAGTCAGTAAGTTCTTTTCACTAAAGCCTCTGGAATATCTGGGAGAAATAAGTTATGGAATATACATTACCCATATTCCTGTTCTTTATCTTGTGAGAGCATTTTTAAAATGGCAGGAATATACCTTCAGTATTGATATTGTATTTGTGATTTATATTATTGTTATGCTTTTCAGTTCGGCCGTTTTTTACCAGTTTATTGAAAAACCCATGCGTGATCTTTTAAGGAAAATCCATTTTGCTAAACGATAA
- a CDS encoding glycoside hydrolase family 99-like domain-containing protein: MKKIKPLAFYLPQYHPVPENDEWWGKGFTEWTNVSKAQPLFEGHEQPIFPADLGYYDLRVPEVREHQAQIAKDYGVHGFIFYHYWFGSGKQLLERVANDVLKSGKPDFPFCFCWANETWSGIWHGLSEKILAEQTYPDEQDLIAHFEYLLPFFKDERYIKVDNKPLFIIYDPNHLNEGDPHYISKFRELAKENGFDGLYVMASNKLSDDIDFQSMGYDSKISNAFHKAWIPHINKKEYISHSQYYKNRIKGLIGIKKKEQPKVRIQDAKAVVNDLKFEESNVATYPCVLPNWDNTPRSGYRGIILANNSPELFEQQVEKAAQYLEDKKDYPEQFLIVKSWNEWAEGNILEPDRKNGFGYLNALKKILNKHSRNE, translated from the coding sequence ATGAAAAAAATAAAACCGCTTGCATTTTATCTCCCTCAATACCACCCTGTCCCCGAAAATGACGAATGGTGGGGAAAAGGTTTTACAGAATGGACCAATGTAAGTAAAGCTCAACCGTTATTTGAAGGGCATGAACAGCCTATATTTCCTGCAGACCTTGGATATTATGATCTCCGTGTTCCTGAAGTAAGAGAACATCAGGCTCAGATTGCAAAAGATTATGGAGTACACGGGTTTATCTTTTATCATTACTGGTTTGGCAGCGGTAAACAATTGTTGGAGCGCGTTGCTAATGATGTATTGAAATCAGGAAAGCCAGATTTCCCGTTTTGTTTCTGCTGGGCCAATGAAACGTGGTCAGGAATATGGCATGGGTTATCAGAAAAAATACTGGCAGAACAAACTTATCCTGATGAGCAGGATTTAATCGCTCATTTTGAATATCTGCTTCCTTTCTTTAAGGACGAAAGATATATCAAAGTAGATAATAAGCCTCTTTTCATCATCTATGATCCTAATCATTTAAATGAAGGAGATCCGCACTATATTTCAAAATTCAGAGAGCTTGCCAAAGAAAACGGATTTGATGGATTGTATGTGATGGCTTCCAACAAACTTTCTGATGATATAGATTTTCAATCTATGGGATATGACAGTAAAATTTCCAATGCTTTTCATAAAGCCTGGATACCGCATATTAATAAAAAAGAATACATCTCTCATTCCCAATATTATAAAAACAGAATAAAAGGATTAATCGGAATTAAGAAAAAAGAACAGCCTAAAGTCAGAATTCAGGATGCTAAGGCAGTTGTAAATGACTTAAAGTTTGAAGAAAGCAATGTAGCGACCTATCCATGCGTTCTGCCCAATTGGGACAATACGCCAAGAAGTGGCTACCGAGGGATTATCCTGGCCAACAATTCACCGGAACTGTTTGAACAGCAGGTAGAAAAAGCGGCACAATATCTTGAAGATAAAAAAGATTATCCGGAACAGTTCTTAATTGTTAAATCCTGGAACGAATGGGCAGAAGGAAACATTTTGGAACCGGATAGAAAAAATGGTTTCGGCTATTTGAATGCATTAAAAAAAATCTTGAATAAACACAGTAGAAATGAGTAA
- a CDS encoding glycosyltransferase family 2 protein: MSKFSVLIANYNNGHFFEKCYQSLMAQTETDWEAVILDDGSTDDSLEVIRKMTGDDSRFKINQNDQNRGIGYTKKRLIELAESEICGFLDPDDALAPHALEFVLKTHSEYPEAGMVYSNLVFCDEHLNPKSVHKAKQITELDQSYLNFNGEISHFATFKKKIYEKTSGIDPFLKIAEDKDWYMKMCEAAPVKYIDEDLYLYRIHQNGISTTKNTEKALFWHWVALIKMAERRNINIEDLFLENYIPKNKYKYTLDKLDRVKNSRWAKLGNKLGLFKIFRYL, encoded by the coding sequence ATGAGTAAATTCAGCGTACTTATTGCCAATTATAATAATGGTCATTTTTTTGAAAAATGTTACCAAAGTTTAATGGCTCAGACTGAAACCGACTGGGAAGCTGTAATTTTAGATGATGGCTCTACTGATGATTCTCTTGAAGTCATAAGAAAAATGACAGGTGATGATTCCCGGTTTAAAATCAATCAGAATGATCAAAACAGAGGAATCGGATATACAAAAAAGAGATTAATAGAGCTTGCTGAATCTGAAATATGTGGTTTTTTAGACCCTGATGATGCGTTGGCTCCCCATGCGCTGGAGTTTGTTTTAAAAACACATTCTGAATATCCTGAAGCAGGGATGGTTTATTCCAATCTCGTATTTTGTGATGAACACCTTAATCCTAAATCAGTACATAAAGCAAAACAGATTACTGAGCTCGATCAGTCTTATCTAAATTTTAATGGTGAAATTTCACATTTTGCTACTTTTAAAAAAAAGATATACGAAAAGACTTCCGGAATTGATCCGTTTTTAAAAATTGCTGAAGATAAAGACTGGTACATGAAAATGTGCGAGGCAGCTCCCGTAAAGTATATTGATGAAGATTTATACCTGTATAGGATTCATCAAAATGGAATATCTACCACAAAAAATACAGAAAAAGCCCTGTTCTGGCATTGGGTAGCTCTTATCAAAATGGCTGAAAGAAGAAATATCAATATTGAAGATCTTTTTCTCGAGAACTATATTCCAAAAAACAAATACAAATATACTCTTGACAAGCTGGATCGTGTGAAGAATTCACGATGGGCAAAACTGGGAAATAAACTTGGACTATTTAAAATCTTCAGATACCTGTAA
- a CDS encoding acyltransferase family protein produces MKLNNLQILRGISALLVCCFHFRDTINLPGLNLGDFLFKKGSIGVPVFFIISGFIMAFTTQKINFSKDTFQQITLFYKRRVIRIVPLYYLLTFAAIIPGGVFFLYFHGEGLYELIHSLLFLPTQKEFPVLFLGWSLNFEMFFYLIFGLSLFFKEKRYYFIVGFFILTSILGYIIHFDSPYLKMVTHSLNLYFVVGILFALLLNKYTIPKNWAAIISVIGILSFILVLLGIIPIDNDWVKLAIISTFVFSFLTFDYIFHWKGNKLLIFLGDISYSLYLSHPFVEIVLKRFKVEGYLNISFFLLKIVLVIMVASLLYYFVEKKVTHYLKIKLKA; encoded by the coding sequence ATGAAACTGAACAACCTCCAGATATTAAGAGGAATTTCAGCATTATTGGTATGTTGCTTTCACTTTCGTGATACCATCAACTTACCAGGGCTGAATCTTGGTGACTTTCTATTTAAAAAAGGAAGCATCGGTGTTCCCGTATTCTTTATTATCAGTGGATTTATCATGGCTTTCACCACTCAAAAAATAAATTTCAGCAAGGATACTTTTCAGCAGATCACTTTATTTTACAAAAGAAGAGTGATCAGAATTGTTCCGCTGTATTATCTTTTGACATTTGCCGCAATAATACCGGGAGGCGTTTTCTTTCTATACTTCCATGGAGAAGGCCTTTATGAGCTTATTCATTCTTTATTATTTCTTCCTACCCAAAAGGAATTCCCTGTGCTTTTCTTGGGCTGGTCTTTAAATTTTGAAATGTTCTTTTATCTCATATTTGGACTCTCGTTATTTTTTAAAGAAAAAAGGTATTATTTCATCGTAGGATTTTTCATTCTTACTTCAATTTTAGGCTATATTATCCATTTTGACAGTCCTTATCTGAAAATGGTAACCCACTCACTGAATCTTTATTTTGTAGTAGGAATTCTTTTTGCTCTTTTACTTAATAAATACACAATTCCCAAAAATTGGGCAGCCATAATTTCTGTAATAGGAATACTATCATTTATTCTCGTTTTGCTTGGTATTATTCCTATCGACAATGACTGGGTGAAGTTGGCCATCATATCCACCTTTGTTTTTTCTTTCCTTACTTTTGATTATATTTTCCATTGGAAAGGAAATAAATTATTAATATTTCTGGGTGATATTTCCTATTCATTATACCTGTCTCATCCATTCGTGGAGATTGTTCTCAAAAGATTCAAAGTAGAAGGCTATTTAAATATTTCTTTTTTTCTTCTCAAAATTGTTTTAGTTATTATGGTAGCTTCCCTTCTGTATTATTTTGTAGAGAAAAAAGTTACCCATTATTTGAAAATTAAATTAAAAGCATAA
- a CDS encoding glycosyltransferase: MSQFVHVIMTRFNVPTKGWNETRSGYKPLTEDWLDDRFKLFRTYVLPSYKNQTNQNYVWLTFFDINTSDKFRKIIKEIEAEYPVFRAVFVEDFDAMKTKAVEVIPQFFTPDTKFVITSELDNDDMLHQDYIKTVQEHFKPIHDLVIDLRRGYQLTMLPDRKAVVNVYNAVVNPFVSLAESVDNFKTMLKERAHNSYRHYPDFSVEDSKEMYIQIIHQYNLMNVTFKHKAVPKVDFSEYGMTEDTKFTIDGFKTFQHNIARVPFVMGLILKKIFKR; the protein is encoded by the coding sequence ATGAGTCAGTTTGTACACGTGATAATGACAAGATTCAATGTTCCCACAAAAGGCTGGAACGAGACACGTTCAGGATATAAACCTCTTACCGAAGATTGGCTGGATGACAGATTCAAATTATTCAGAACCTACGTACTCCCTTCCTATAAAAATCAGACGAATCAAAACTATGTATGGCTTACTTTTTTTGACATCAATACATCTGATAAGTTTAGAAAAATCATCAAAGAAATCGAAGCGGAATACCCTGTTTTCAGAGCTGTTTTTGTAGAGGATTTTGATGCAATGAAAACCAAAGCTGTAGAAGTTATTCCTCAATTCTTCACTCCTGATACAAAATTCGTAATCACCAGTGAACTTGATAATGATGATATGCTTCATCAGGATTATATAAAAACCGTACAGGAGCACTTCAAGCCGATTCATGACCTTGTTATCGATTTAAGAAGAGGATACCAGCTTACCATGCTTCCGGACCGTAAAGCAGTAGTGAATGTTTATAATGCTGTGGTAAATCCTTTTGTAAGCCTGGCAGAAAGTGTAGATAACTTCAAAACGATGTTAAAAGAAAGAGCTCACAATAGTTATCGCCATTATCCGGATTTTTCTGTGGAAGACAGCAAGGAAATGTACATACAGATCATCCATCAGTATAATCTGATGAATGTTACTTTTAAACATAAAGCCGTTCCTAAGGTTGATTTTTCAGAATATGGAATGACTGAAGACACGAAATTTACCATAGATGGCTTCAAAACCTTTCAGCATAATATAGCAAGAGTACCTTTTGTAATGGGACTTATTTTGAAGAAAATTTTTAAAAGATAG
- a CDS encoding glycosyltransferase family 2 protein, whose protein sequence is MKFSILIAHYNNAIFFKDCLESILQQTYTNWEAVILDDASSENEKKMIQEMISNDKRFKFFENEKNSGVGVTKSKLIELAEGEICGFVDPDDAISPTAIQKCMEIFQAKKNTVLTYSRFMTCDQNLKPIAPFRSAMQVPNRDPYFFNFPIQIAHFVTFRKAVYEQTEKMNPNLKIGEDQDLYLKMYEKGNVQFINETNYLYRTHQGGISQNDNKKKSHEYFAQVIFNTMKRRGLTTINGEKVPDQYTGSDKIFGLLQYQHQLPFRIMKKIKITLQSIFG, encoded by the coding sequence ATGAAGTTTTCTATTCTTATTGCACATTACAACAACGCCATTTTTTTTAAAGACTGTTTGGAAAGTATCCTTCAACAGACCTATACAAACTGGGAAGCTGTAATTTTAGACGATGCCTCTTCTGAAAATGAGAAGAAAATGATCCAGGAAATGATTTCAAATGACAAAAGATTTAAATTTTTTGAAAATGAAAAAAATTCCGGTGTAGGTGTTACAAAAAGTAAACTGATTGAGCTTGCTGAAGGAGAAATCTGTGGTTTTGTGGATCCGGATGATGCCATTTCCCCTACCGCTATTCAAAAATGTATGGAGATTTTTCAGGCTAAAAAAAATACGGTACTTACCTATTCAAGGTTTATGACATGTGATCAGAATCTGAAGCCTATAGCTCCGTTCAGATCAGCTATGCAGGTTCCGAACAGAGATCCTTATTTTTTTAATTTCCCGATTCAGATTGCTCATTTTGTAACCTTCAGAAAAGCGGTTTATGAACAGACTGAAAAAATGAATCCTAATTTAAAAATAGGAGAAGATCAGGATTTATATCTTAAAATGTATGAAAAAGGGAACGTTCAGTTTATTAATGAAACCAACTATCTTTACAGAACCCATCAGGGCGGAATTTCCCAGAATGACAATAAAAAGAAATCCCATGAGTATTTTGCCCAGGTGATTTTCAATACCATGAAACGCAGAGGACTTACCACCATCAATGGAGAAAAAGTTCCTGATCAGTATACAGGTTCAGATAAAATATTTGGACTATTGCAGTATCAGCATCAGCTGCCTTTCCGTATCATGAAAAAAATAAAAATTACGTTACAATCAATCTTCGGATAA